In one window of Tenacibaculum mesophilum DNA:
- the rplB gene encoding 50S ribosomal protein L2, translating to MSVRKLKPITPGQRFRVVNGFDTITTDKPEKSLLAPKKRSGGRNNQGRMTTRNIGGGHKQKYRIIDFKRDKQGIPATVKTIEYDPNRTAFIALVSYADGEKRYVIAQNGLKVGQTIISGKEVAPEVGNAMYLSEIPLGTTISCIELHPGQGAVMARSAGAFAQLVAKEGKYATVKLPSGETRFILLTCMATIGVVSNSDHQLLVSGKAGRSRWLGRRPRTNAVRMNPVDHPMGGGEGRSSGGHPRSRNGIPAKGFKTRSKTKASNKYIVERRKK from the coding sequence TACTGATAAGCCGGAGAAATCTTTATTAGCTCCGAAAAAACGATCTGGAGGTCGAAACAACCAGGGTAGAATGACTACACGTAACATCGGTGGAGGTCATAAACAAAAATACCGTATTATCGATTTTAAAAGAGATAAGCAAGGTATTCCTGCAACAGTAAAAACTATTGAGTACGATCCAAACCGTACTGCATTTATTGCATTAGTTAGTTATGCTGATGGTGAAAAACGTTATGTGATTGCACAAAACGGATTAAAAGTAGGTCAAACAATCATTTCAGGAAAGGAAGTAGCTCCAGAAGTAGGTAACGCTATGTATTTAAGTGAAATTCCTTTAGGAACTACAATTTCTTGTATTGAGTTACACCCAGGTCAAGGAGCTGTTATGGCTCGTTCTGCTGGAGCTTTTGCTCAGTTAGTTGCAAAAGAAGGTAAATATGCAACTGTTAAATTACCTTCTGGAGAAACAAGATTTATCTTATTAACTTGTATGGCTACAATTGGAGTAGTGTCTAACTCAGACCACCAATTATTAGTTTCAGGTAAAGCAGGTAGAAGTAGATGGTTAGGAAGAAGACCAAGAACAAATGCAGTAAGAATGAACCCAGTTGATCACCCAATGGGAGGTGGTGAAGGACGTTCTTCTGGAGGGCATCCAAGATCTAGAAACGGTATTCCTGCTAAAGGATTTAAGACTAGATCAAAGACCAAAGCTAGTAATAAGTATATCGTAGAACGTAGAAAGAAATAA
- the rpsS gene encoding 30S ribosomal protein S19, which produces MARSLKKGPYVHYKLEKKVLANVEAGSKSVIKTWSRASMITPDFVGQTIAVHNGRQFVPVYVTENMVGHKLGEFSPTRSFRGHAGAKNKGKK; this is translated from the coding sequence ATGGCAAGATCATTAAAAAAAGGACCTTACGTTCACTATAAGTTAGAGAAAAAAGTGTTAGCTAACGTAGAAGCAGGTAGTAAGTCAGTTATCAAAACTTGGTCTAGAGCAAGTATGATTACTCCTGATTTCGTAGGACAAACAATTGCAGTTCACAACGGACGTCAGTTTGTACCAGTTTACGTTACTGAAAACATGGTAGGTCATAAATTAGGCGAATTTTCACCAACACGCTCATTTAGAGGACATGCTGGTGCAAAAAATAAAGGTAAAAAATAG
- the rplV gene encoding 50S ribosomal protein L22, which yields MGSRKHNMATQLKEARKSRAFAKLTNCPTSPRKMRLVADLVRGVEVEKALQILKFSPKEASRNLEKLLLSAIANWQAKNEDASIEDAGLYVKSICVDSAGMLKRLRPAPQGRAHRIRKRSNHVTLELGTKNNSN from the coding sequence ATGGGAAGTCGTAAACATAACATGGCAACACAGTTAAAAGAAGCTAGAAAGTCTAGAGCTTTCGCTAAATTAACTAATTGTCCTACATCACCAAGGAAAATGCGCTTGGTAGCAGATTTAGTAAGAGGAGTAGAAGTTGAAAAAGCTTTACAAATCTTAAAGTTCAGTCCAAAAGAAGCATCACGTAACTTAGAAAAGTTATTATTATCAGCTATTGCTAACTGGCAAGCTAAAAATGAAGATGCAAGCATTGAAGATGCTGGATTATACGTAAAATCAATTTGTGTTGATAGCGCAGGTATGTTAAAAAGGTTAAGACCAGCTCCGCAAGGTCGTGCACATAGAATTCGTAAGCGTTCTAATCACGTAACTTTAGAGTTAGGAACTAAAA